The DNA sequence tttgttttgttttttggtggggggagatatTTTTTATCCTTCAGGATTCTGCTTCTTAAGCTGCTGGCCCTGAGAGGACTCATTGCCCGTATCAAATAGGGCCAAACCTGGAGATACCCAGCAAGCCTTATTTGTACCCTGTGTTCGCGGGGCATCACTGGAGCTCCAGACTCAAATCCTGACACTTGAATTCAAGAAGTTGTGGATGCCTCATGAGTACCGGCTTCCTCTTCTTTCCACAGTTGTCATCTGTCCTTTTTCCTTATCACTCTGAAGGTCTGCATCTCTGGTTTATGAAAAGACACCATATTAGGTGCTACTATCAAGCTATCAAGTGACTGACCCCTCCCCTGACACATGTGCAGGTGAACATTCTCTACTGAAAGGTTAAAGGTTATCTCaagctttccttttttctacCCACCCCCCTGACTCCATGAATTTTCTTCCTGGTGGGAGATGGAGCCTCTTCAGCAGAACTTTCCAGGAAGAAAGTGTTATCACTTTAGCAGGTGTACAGTTGGGCTGCAAGGATGAGCAGCACTAGGGGTCTACCCTGTACTTGGTTTTAAATGTAAGCATCAGTTCTAAAGCGTTCAGCCCTCTGAGTGCCATCCTTCATAGTGGTCCTAACCCACAGGCCCTGGTGCAGTATTAAACAACCCTCCTGTCAGAAGAGAGGTGTGACATTACCTGTGGTAGAGTTGAGAGCCTGCTGTTGGCCACGGGCAACCTCACCAGAGTGAGGACCAGTCCAGCTTAGGCAGCAGCTGAAACACCAGCAATTCTCTGGCCAGAGGTCTGCTATCCCACTGCAGCCAGAGCACTCCCAACTTAAACATTGTTGAGCTTTTATAATCActttcttgctttctgtatgtaaGCATTACTTGTTGTACTCAAGCCTGCAATTTAGTTTCATGAATCCATAAAATCTAGGAGGGTGAAATATGAGGTTGTAATTTTAATAACCTCACAATGGCAAAAATTATGGTCCATGGCCAAGCCGATCTGAGATTTGAATAACAGGctcaaacattttcattattaaaattacCTTAAATGAACTAAATCATGAACCTAAacagttagaaaaaaaatcaacatccaaatgaaacaaaaaagaaaatcagtgggGATAAAATGCAAGAAATgaggattatttttaagaagaatgaGGGCAAAAATggatttgaaacttttttttttaattgaagtatagttgattttacaatgctgtgttagtttcaggtatatagcaaagtgattgatatatacatattttttccagatatttctccattataggttattacaagatactgaatatagttccttctaCTATTGAGCCATTgttaacataaatttaaaaagcctaaTATAACTGATACAACTCTGTAAGatgcattttaacaatataaatctataaattaaagaagaagaaaatgatataCAGGAAAAATCCCAGCTGACACATAGCTGAGTGAACTGTAGGAATCTTTGTGAAGTAAGAAGTTAAGGAGTGTTCTTGGAGGGACTGGTGTGGGGAATGGTCCTCCTAAACATGATATAAGCCTGAAAATCCAAAGATAGAAAAACAGCATGGAAAACCCTTCAAAGTCAATCtccctgagaaaaaaataaagtgagaaatgagaaaggGGAATACAGCAAATAAAGAGAAGTTTCTAGAAATATCaagacaatattttaaatatgtttcagGTTGCAAGTGACAATAACCAGACCCAAGAGGGCAACCGTAAGAAGATGCTGGCTTGAGGAAAcccaggaagggctgaaggaCCACACGGGCTCAGACCAAGGATGCTGATCAGCCTCAGGAACCTTGGATCCAGAGGTCCCCACGCCAATTCCTTTCTTCAGGGATTCTTCTTTGGGAGTGTCAGCTTTGTTTTTGCTCATTGCAGATCTGTTttctaaaattagaaacaaccacCATTAGATTAGCTCTCATGTCGCTAGTCACCTGAGAGGAATCTGCCATATACGATCCACCGgacccatgttaaaaaaaaaaaaaagtcttgagaaGGAGTTGGGTGTGGCTGCCAACATGGGACCAGTTTCTGTGAAACAGTAGGGGTGGGTCCTTCACCTGTGAGAAGGTGAAGTTTTCACAAGAGCACAGAGTAGGGGTTGCAGCAGTCCTAAGGGGAAGGAGTGTCCTGGAGAAACAGGCGAGAAGAATCATATAAATTGGTGCTAATAAATAGGGCAATCTTTGTGTGATGGGATCctgatgaaaatataaaaattgaatcAAAATTACCCAAGGGAAATAGAAAACCAAAATCAATGACCATGAAAAGACTAACAATGCCATTAGTATATTACCTCCAAGAAAGTTTTCTTTGCACATAGATTTACTACATTCTGCATTTCTCATTTATAACCCCTTTGATTTGGCAGGGAATCAATTTTTACTATTTCTCAGGACTCCAACCTCCAACATACTTTTCAAGAGTTTACACATCTTTGGCAACGCTGCTTCTTTTCTCAGTTCAAATTCTCACACTTGTCCGAAACTCGAGTTTACACACCAGCCGAGGCCTTTCTCTGGGACTCCTATCTAACTTGATTCTGGATAAACCCAATGGGACTTTTCCTAAGAAACTGGACCTCAGCATCTCAGAAGCTTAAGTTACCAGCTTTTCCCTTAAACTGGCTCCTGGCCAGTGCTCATCCATCTCAATTCCCTCCTCGCCAAGACTTCCTCCTCACGCCAACAAGAACGCCTGAGGGTCACCAACGCAGTATTCCAGTGGTGCCTCTCCCCTCTTTGGGGCCTCACCGCACCCCGACCCCGGCaggcgccccgccccgccctcggCTGCCCGACCGGCGGCCCGCGGACGCGCAGGCGCACTAGCTGGtcccgccgccgccccgccccgcctggcTACTGCGGAAGGCGCCGCGCGCAGCAACGCGCACTTCCTCTCCAGAAGTCCAGGGAGGGAGCGCACCCTCGAAGAGCTCCTGGACGCCGCGGCCCTGCCCTTGTCAGACGGAGCAGACATGTCCGAACAAAGTAAGGATGTGTGCGACCCCAGCTTTGCAGCCGAGGCCTCCAACTGCGAGGTGCACAGCATTCCTGGGGTCCCCGGGGGGCCCTCCCCGCCCGCGTCTCAGGCCGCGACCCTCGCAGGGCCAGAGAGCCCTCCGGTAGGCCCGCCCGACGCCCCTCTGGCCTCGCCGGCGCCCCAGGCCCCAAGCGAAGAGGGAGACCTGAAGGCCCTGCAGCAGGCCGCGGAGGAAGGCCGCGCCCACCAGGCCCCGAACGCGGCTCAGCCCGTCCCGGCCCCGCCGGCCCCGGCCCAGCTGGTGCAGAAGGCGCACGAGCTCATGTGGTACGTGCTGGTCAAGGACCAGAAGAGGATGATCATCTGGTTCCCAGACATGGTGAAGGATGTCATCGGCAGTTACAAGAAGTGGTGCCGAAGCATTCTTAGGCGCACCAGCCTCATCCTCGCCCGAGTGTTCGGGCTGCACCTGAGGCTGACCAGCCTGCACACGATGGAGTTCTCGCTGGTCAAGGCTCTGGAGCCGGAGGAGCTGGACAGGGTGGCTCTGAGCAACCGCATGCCGATGACAGGCCTCCTGCTGATGATCCTGAGCCTCATCTACGTGAAGGGTCGCGGCGCCCGAGAGAGTGCGGTCTGGAACGTGCTGCGCATCCTGGGGCTGAGGCCCTGGAAGAAGCACTCCACTTTCGGAGACGTGAGAAAGCTCATCACCGAGGAGTTCGTCCAGCAGAACTACCTGAAGTACCAGCGCGTCCCCCACGTAGAGCCGCCTGAGTATGAGTTCTTCTGGGGCTCCCGTGCCAGCCGCGAAATCACCAAGATGCAAATCATGGAGTTCCTGGCCAGGGTCTTTAAGAAAGACCCGCAAGCCTGGCCTTCCCGATACAGGGAAGCCCTGGAAGAGGCCAGGGCTCTGCGGGAGGCCAGTCCCACTGCCTACTGCCCCCGCAACAGTGTCTCCGAGGACTAGCAAAGTCTGGAGGCAGAGTCCTGGTTTCTGACCCTCCCCAGGgcggtggagggtgggggtgggatgttAGAGTGTTCAGGATTTACAGTGCAGTATTTCACGTGTAACTTTTAAGTTTTCAGTACAGTGCTTTTATACCTTTTAatgcaatgttgtattaatttccgTAATACGAGATAGTGTGTAGGATTTATGCATGTTTGTTTATAAGTAAGCTCGGTTGGTGCTTTCGCTTTTGTGCTacctttcttgacttttttgtACCAGAGACGTGCTAAACTTAACGAAGTACATTGAAAAGTTTTCCATCTTATTCTTTTATATGGGACGGATGATGGGAAtggggatagactgggagtttggaAGAACTCACCAGGAAAGCTGGCCTAACCAAGAGACAAGTCAAGACCCCTCTTTGTGACCTTGCTGGGCACAGGGAACATCTGTGTGGAGCGTGGTGACGTGGACTGAAGCGGGCTCAGAGTGTGGGCACTTGGCACACTTCACTAAACACAAGTACAACCCCACCATGAGTAAACTCtaaagaaaacattaaagatTCTTGTGATACAATCATTCATGGAAAAGTGTACTTTGTCTGGTTAACAAAGTAGTGTGGGTTGGGCGTGAGACATTTTACAGAATGTGCAGACAGAACTGTGTCGTTGAACAGGGTGGGGAAATCCCTACCCATCATGACTCACAACTGTGTGAAGTTTAgagttttattttccaaatggaaCTCATAGAGTTCATTTCAAAACTTTGACAAAGAGAGAAAAGtttaaccccccccccaaaaaaagaaaggggTGGGGTCTTGATCACGTCAAACAGAAGTAATAACTTTATACTTAGAGTAATTTCCTTTGTTgcattttctacattttattaaaattaatagctGTCTTTTGTGGGCGCTTAAAGAGAGGCGTTGTGTTAAACCCTTTAcatgaattttctctttttatctaatcctcacaacagcctcaTGAGGCAGGCACTTAACTCCATCTGCACCATGGAGGAAATACAGGAACAAAGCAGGTAATTAACTTTCCCTAGATCATAAAGGCTtggtgagaggaggggaggggctgggcactGGACCCAGACTGAGTCCAGAGCCTACACATTTCCCCACCTGCCTCCAACTGCCCCCCTACCTCCTGCCTTTTtgtttctgcctttttaaaaattccgtGTTAGAGTCTGTACTtacagctccccacccccaacatacacaaacacacaaggctagggattttatttttctaatgaatcCTCATATTAATCTTCTAGAGAAAGCAGTCACTTTATTTCAGAGAGATTAATGGACCCAGCCAAGGCATATTCTGGCTTAGCAGTGAAGCCAAGATTTGCCACTTGGTCTTCCCTGAAGGACCCTTCTCTGGCTAGTGGTGCTGGAGGAGCACACAAGGGACacctgggagagggaggtgggattGGGGTGGGAAGGTCACCTGTCAGGTACCTGCAAGCCAGCAGCTCTGGAATTGTAATGGGCCACTAAGCAGTCCTTCAGAGCGTGGGATggtttgaggggtgggggtgtgaaGGGCAATGCTTGGAGTTACATCTCATTATAAAGCTTTCAGTCCTGCAAGGGGGGAGAGAGCAATGGGCCTTTCGTAAGACCAGAAATTCTTCAATCCAGAAGAGTGAGAGTGGCCATTTGGTCAAAATCAGACCCTTTTCTGGGGAAGATGGATAATGAGGATGGTTAATGACATCAGTTACATCACCCCAAAAAAGTCACctgagtggggagggtgtagcttcgTAAAAGAGTGCATACTTAgaacgcacgaggtcctgggttcaatcccgagaacctctgttaaataaataaaaataaataaacctaattacttaccctccaaaaaaattttttaaagaagtaaccTGGGAGTTATATTTGGGTGAGGGGATTATAATCTAAGTTGGAAACTAGGATTCCAAAGCCGTAACAGCATTACTTAACAGGCAGAGGCTTAAAATGCTGAAGAAACCTCGGGTGTGCTGACTTGGAATCCCTTTTTGCAGATGTGCTGTGATGTCTCCGACGGCGGGTTGGGGGCATTTCTTCAGTAACTCAGGGAGGGGTGCCCTGGCTTTAATGCCATCTCTTACCCTGAGCCAAGGTGAACTCAGAAGTTTTAGAACTGTTTTAgaaaattacctccccctcacccAAAAACTTCCTGCAGAATCAAAAGAAATCTGCccctttaaatttaaaattatgggACTATCCGGGATGTTTCATGTCTGCAGCAGGAGCACAGCTGTCACCCCTGCCAGGGCAGGGTGCTGGACACTTTCTCAAACGCCCTAATTCTCCTTGCAGTGACTAAGTCCTGCACACTCCTTCATCAAACCCAGAGGTCACTGGGTGGGAGTCCCATCACTTCCCCATGCTTGTGTTTACTTTCCTCTCTGCCAGAAGAGACTGGAAATACCACTCCTAAGCTGCCGCGAGCTTACAGACACAGGCACGTCAGCCACAGAGGACCGAATCTTGCAAGAAGGACAGGATGGTGAGAAATGAGGAACTGACACCAGCAAGTTCTGTGGGCAGGGACACTCAGCTCCTGGGCAGACTTGGAGGCAGCCAAACCCAGAACAGGCTCTTCAGATGTGGACCAGAGCTAATTCACGACACCTTGTCCTGCAGGGACAGCAGCTAAGGGCACAGGGAAGGGACATTCATGTCTCTCTTAGATTATCATGCTGGGCTCAGTGGAAAGGTTGGAGggtttgttaaatatttttcaaagggtTCATCTACAGGGTGCTTGGAGAGGTCATTCAGGAAGGGGTCTGCAGATCCTTGATAGTCCAGCCCAGGAAAGAAACACAGACTGCCATACTGGGAAGAGGCTCCTAGTTCCCCGTAGCATCTCGACACTGTATTTGTCCTGCCAATTGGAACCTCACTTCTTAACAAACACCCACACATATTTCACTGCAATTCACTTCATTTAATTAGAGTCACAGAGGGCGAAAAGGACCTTGGTAAACTTAATATGAAATATAATGCCACCACAGcagagggtttagctcagtgatagagtacatgtttagcatgcacgaggtcgtgggttcaatcaccagtccctccataaacaaacaaacaaacaaacaaacctaattaccccgaaaaaatccatagaaaaaattttaaaaataatgccacTTCATATAAGCTACTCTGAGCGGAAAATATATGGCTTTATTATAGTACCATCATTAGACGGGAAAGACATGTTTTAAATGAACTTGCCCTTATATgcagttaagtatttcctctgctTGAAGTCGTTCATGGCCCCCTCCACTTGAGTTTTACCTGACCAACTCATGAACACCACTTCTGTTGGGAATGCTGTCTGACCTTCAAAACACAGACAGCTTTCCCCCTAGGGTCATCTCCAGTCACCTCCCAAACTGTTCGTTCAGCATACACCTGCTGTTTACAAATAGGTTAAagtttgtctctctcttcctgaGTTGTTAGATACGTAAAGACAAAAGCTGTATCTGTCAGTTTCACCACTTCCTTGATGCCCAACTTAGGGAGTGGCATATGCATGTTCTTGATAATTATTTGTTACATGAGTTAAGAAGctcaaaatattataaaagacCCACTCTACCACAcagcaaaaagcaaaaccaagcaCAGCAAACAATGATCAACCACTCTAAAGTAGAGGAAACAAGAACTTGAAATTAgcgaaataaaaaaatacagaaagatacTATAAacaataatttgtttttttcaagttAGTTCTTTGAATACATCAAGAAAATGGGCAAATATCTagcaggtttttatttattttacttttattgagatataattttactttaattgAGACATATAACGTTATCTTTGTTTTAAGTGTGCCACATCATGATTTGATCTATATATACATAGTGAAATAATTACCaaagtaagtttagttaacatttaTTACCATGCATCGTTATAACTTTTTtcatgtgatgagaacttttaagatctactctctttggaacctttaaatatacaatacagtattgttaactatagtcaccatgaaCCTATTGC is a window from the Camelus bactrianus isolate YW-2024 breed Bactrian camel chromosome 27, ASM4877302v1, whole genome shotgun sequence genome containing:
- the NDN gene encoding necdin; translated protein: MSEQSKDVCDPSFAAEASNCEVHSIPGVPGGPSPPASQAATLAGPESPPVGPPDAPLASPAPQAPSEEGDLKALQQAAEEGRAHQAPNAAQPVPAPPAPAQLVQKAHELMWYVLVKDQKRMIIWFPDMVKDVIGSYKKWCRSILRRTSLILARVFGLHLRLTSLHTMEFSLVKALEPEELDRVALSNRMPMTGLLLMILSLIYVKGRGARESAVWNVLRILGLRPWKKHSTFGDVRKLITEEFVQQNYLKYQRVPHVEPPEYEFFWGSRASREITKMQIMEFLARVFKKDPQAWPSRYREALEEARALREASPTAYCPRNSVSED